A single Primulina eburnea isolate SZY01 chromosome 11, ASM2296580v1, whole genome shotgun sequence DNA region contains:
- the LOC140805519 gene encoding uncharacterized protein, translating to MSTRNSISIILDQNKLTGPNYHDWFQNLKIALNSKRIVYVLDKKPIKEATPDISMNELAKIEKWWDHDLQAKSYMLASMSNELQRRFEEAVNADDIHLHLKELMIGLIEKLVGLDVVIPNELSTDILMLSLPAMFDGFVVNFNMNRLEATLEELVNMLTNYEATRKSMFF from the exons ATGTCTACTCGTAATTCGATTTCAATCATTCTCGATCAAAACAAATTGACTGGCCCTAACTATCATGACTGGTTTCAAAATTTAAAGATTGCTCTGAACTCCAAAAGGATTGTGTATGTGCTTGATAAGAAGCCAATAAAGGAGGCGACTCCTGATATCAGTATGAATGAGTTAGCTAAGATTGAGAAATGGTGGgaccatgatcttcaagctaagaGCTACATGTTGGCTTCTATGTCGAATGAACTTCAGAGGAGATTCGAGGAGGCGGTGAATGCTGATGACATTCACCTtcatctgaaagaatt gatgattgggctTATCGAGAAGTTGGTGGGGCTGGACGTGGTTATTCCTAATGAGCTCTCGACTGATATTCTCATGTTGTCTTTGCCTGCCATGTTCGATGGATTTGTGGTTAATTTTAATATGAACAGGCTTGAGGccacccttgaagagttggtcaatatgCTTACTAATTACGAAGCCACAAGGAAAAGCATGTTCTTCTAG